The following coding sequences are from one Rathayibacter sp. SW19 window:
- a CDS encoding ABC transporter ATP-binding protein — MSATPPTADQPSMTQPSTTQPSTTAAGQPTATGRAADTSGWVRRLWRYMLRHRRNLVIALGAAILGSTCQTLTPLVARQIVDGVVVAKTQQLWPWLVLLVALSAAAFGFAYLRRYRGGRVALEVQTDLRNDMHDHLQAMDLTNLDRMPTGQLVARANSDSTLVQMLLSFLPIVSGNVIMLVLSLVVMLFLSPLLALVSLVIVPALLVISYRMRTRVFPASWDGQQREGDLAQIVDEDVGGVRVVKAFGQERRELERLAASAGVLYGSQMRAVRIQSRFQPLLEAVPAIGQVAILALGGWLALNNAITLGTFLAFSAYVAQLMAPARQLAGILTIGQQARAGVERIFQLLDLTPAITDAPGAVDLPAGVGQPAVRGAEIEFADVQFTYAGGAPALGGFNLHLAPGERVALVGASGSGKSTAAMLVSRFYDPQGGAVLVDGHDVRGLTRHSLRQQIGVVFEESFLFSDSVRSNIAYGRPDASDADIEAAARAAQAHEFIQALPHGYKTVVGERGLSLSGGQRQRIALARAILKSPRILVLDDATSAIDAKTEEHIHDALRDVLAERTVLLVAHRQSTLQLADRVVLLDHGVAVDTGSHSELMERNAAYRLLLSGLGDDLDDEADDSIESLAALAADRESAPAAASAGQTASEQAREPTGTTASAWNGADGDAPRSASRSVGGPSLGPGLGGSGGGGGSWRLGLAPTPELLAKVAALQPVKDFPTVDLDAEAAHRGTFTLGAVLREFRRPLLIGLILVVLDALAGLAGPVLVKTGIDDGVATGSAAVLFAASGIYLMVVLADLLTEIGETFVTGRVAQRVMLSLRIRIFAQLQRLSLDYYEREMAGRIMTRMTTDVDQFESLIQNGLLNALVSIVTFAGVGVTLVLVSAELGLWVLSVIIPLAIATMIFRGKAARLYELSRERIAVVNADFQESLSGVRESQAFVHEAATEQRFHGLGDRYLESRVAAQRLVAVYFPFVQFLSGVADAIVLGVGATLIVSGQLTTGALIAFMLYIDMFFSPIQQLSQVFDSWQQTRVSVRRISDLMRLETLTPEVDDARDPGRLTGRIGIDDVHFAYPVPADARRIGAGELRGPRDAHLALSADAGFVRAPEALKGIDLQIEPGETVALVGETGAGKSTVMKLLARFYDPDSGRAHVDAGDLRTLDLRDLDLRAFRVQLGYVPQEAFLFTGRIRDNIAYGRPDASDGAVEAAARAVGAHDFIAELSGGYLHELSERGRSLSAGQRQLIALARAELVDPVLLLLDEATSNLDLATEARVSAAMQRVARGRTTVVIAHRLQTAQAADRIIVLDHGTIAEVGSHDELLARGGRYAAMWDAFASVGQPR, encoded by the coding sequence ATGAGCGCTACGCCGCCGACAGCAGATCAGCCGAGCATGACCCAGCCGAGCACGACCCAGCCGAGCACGACCGCGGCCGGCCAGCCGACCGCGACCGGGCGCGCAGCAGACACGTCCGGCTGGGTGCGCCGGCTCTGGCGCTACATGCTCCGGCACCGGCGCAATCTCGTGATCGCCCTGGGCGCCGCGATTCTCGGCAGCACCTGCCAGACGCTGACCCCGCTGGTCGCGCGCCAGATCGTCGACGGCGTTGTCGTGGCGAAGACGCAGCAGCTGTGGCCGTGGCTGGTTCTGCTCGTCGCGCTGTCAGCGGCAGCCTTCGGGTTCGCCTATCTGCGGCGGTATCGTGGCGGCCGCGTCGCACTCGAAGTGCAGACCGACCTGCGCAACGACATGCACGATCATCTGCAGGCGATGGATCTCACCAACCTCGATCGGATGCCCACCGGCCAGCTCGTCGCCCGCGCCAACTCCGACTCGACCCTCGTTCAGATGCTTCTGAGCTTCCTGCCGATCGTCAGCGGCAACGTGATCATGCTCGTGTTGTCTCTGGTCGTGATGCTGTTCTTGTCCCCGTTGCTCGCGCTCGTCAGCCTGGTGATCGTGCCCGCTCTGCTCGTGATCTCATATCGGATGCGCACCCGCGTCTTCCCCGCATCGTGGGACGGTCAGCAGCGCGAAGGCGATCTGGCCCAGATCGTCGACGAGGACGTCGGCGGAGTGCGCGTCGTGAAGGCGTTCGGGCAGGAGCGGCGCGAGCTCGAGCGGCTCGCGGCATCCGCTGGCGTGCTGTACGGATCGCAGATGCGTGCGGTGCGCATCCAGTCCCGTTTTCAGCCGCTGCTCGAGGCGGTGCCTGCGATCGGCCAGGTCGCCATTCTGGCGCTGGGTGGCTGGCTCGCGCTGAACAATGCGATCACGCTCGGCACCTTCCTCGCGTTCTCGGCGTACGTCGCTCAGCTGATGGCGCCGGCGCGCCAGCTTGCCGGCATCCTGACGATCGGGCAGCAGGCGCGAGCCGGCGTCGAGCGGATCTTCCAGCTTCTCGACCTCACACCCGCGATAACGGATGCGCCGGGCGCCGTCGATCTGCCGGCTGGCGTCGGCCAGCCCGCGGTGCGCGGGGCCGAGATCGAGTTCGCCGACGTGCAGTTCACCTATGCGGGCGGTGCGCCCGCGCTCGGCGGCTTCAACCTGCACCTCGCACCCGGCGAGCGGGTTGCGCTGGTCGGCGCAAGCGGCAGTGGCAAGTCCACGGCGGCCATGCTTGTCTCGCGCTTCTACGATCCGCAGGGCGGTGCCGTGCTGGTCGACGGCCACGACGTGCGTGGCCTCACGAGGCACTCGCTGCGGCAGCAGATCGGCGTGGTGTTTGAGGAGAGTTTTCTGTTCTCGGACTCGGTGCGGTCCAACATCGCATACGGCCGACCGGATGCGAGCGATGCCGACATCGAGGCGGCCGCTCGCGCGGCCCAGGCTCACGAGTTCATCCAGGCGCTGCCACACGGCTACAAGACCGTGGTGGGCGAACGCGGTCTGAGCCTCTCCGGTGGGCAGCGTCAGCGCATCGCGCTCGCGCGCGCCATCCTGAAGAGTCCGCGCATCCTGGTTCTGGATGACGCGACCAGTGCGATTGATGCCAAGACCGAAGAGCACATTCACGACGCACTGCGCGACGTGCTTGCGGAACGCACCGTTCTGCTCGTTGCTCACCGGCAGTCCACGCTTCAACTCGCTGACCGCGTCGTGCTGCTGGATCATGGTGTCGCGGTCGACACGGGCAGTCACAGCGAGTTGATGGAACGCAACGCTGCGTATCGACTGCTGCTGTCCGGGCTCGGCGATGACCTCGACGACGAAGCTGATGACAGCATTGAATCGCTCGCCGCGCTGGCTGCTGACCGGGAAAGCGCACCGGCAGCCGCCTCGGCAGGCCAAACGGCAAGCGAACAGGCAAGAGAACCGACCGGAACGACGGCGTCGGCGTGGAACGGTGCGGACGGGGACGCACCGAGGTCGGCATCCCGCTCGGTCGGCGGGCCAAGTCTGGGGCCGGGTCTCGGAGGCAGCGGCGGAGGGGGAGGAAGCTGGCGGCTCGGCCTCGCCCCGACGCCTGAGCTTCTTGCGAAGGTCGCCGCGCTGCAGCCGGTCAAGGACTTTCCGACCGTCGACCTCGACGCCGAGGCAGCGCACAGAGGTACCTTCACGCTGGGCGCCGTGCTCCGCGAATTCCGGCGGCCGCTGCTGATCGGGTTGATCCTCGTCGTCCTCGACGCGTTGGCCGGGCTCGCCGGCCCTGTGCTGGTCAAGACGGGTATCGACGACGGGGTCGCGACGGGGTCTGCTGCCGTGCTGTTCGCGGCATCCGGAATCTACCTCATGGTGGTCCTCGCCGACTTGCTCACCGAGATCGGCGAAACGTTCGTCACCGGGAGAGTTGCGCAGCGCGTGATGCTGTCGTTGCGCATCCGGATCTTCGCTCAGCTGCAGCGGCTATCGCTCGACTACTACGAGCGCGAAATGGCCGGCCGCATCATGACGCGGATGACGACGGATGTCGACCAGTTCGAGTCGCTGATTCAGAATGGCCTGCTGAACGCTCTCGTCTCGATCGTTACGTTCGCAGGCGTTGGCGTGACGCTCGTGTTGGTCAGTGCGGAACTGGGTTTATGGGTGCTGTCCGTGATCATCCCGCTGGCAATCGCGACGATGATCTTCCGTGGCAAGGCCGCGCGGCTCTATGAGCTGTCGCGCGAGCGCATCGCGGTGGTCAACGCCGATTTTCAGGAGAGCCTCTCCGGCGTGCGCGAATCTCAGGCGTTCGTGCACGAGGCTGCGACAGAGCAGCGGTTCCACGGACTCGGTGATCGCTACCTGGAATCCCGGGTCGCGGCCCAGCGGCTCGTGGCGGTGTACTTTCCGTTCGTGCAGTTCCTGTCCGGCGTTGCGGATGCCATCGTGCTCGGCGTCGGCGCGACCCTGATCGTCTCGGGCCAGCTGACAACCGGCGCGCTCATCGCATTCATGCTCTACATCGACATGTTCTTCTCGCCGATTCAACAGCTCTCGCAGGTGTTCGACTCGTGGCAGCAGACCCGAGTGTCTGTCCGACGCATTTCCGACCTGATGCGGCTGGAAACGCTGACGCCGGAGGTGGATGATGCCCGTGACCCTGGCCGCCTGACCGGCCGCATCGGGATCGACGACGTGCACTTCGCGTACCCGGTGCCGGCGGATGCTCGGCGAATCGGCGCGGGCGAATTGCGCGGCCCTCGAGATGCGCACCTCGCCCTGTCGGCCGACGCCGGGTTCGTGCGTGCGCCCGAGGCTTTGAAAGGAATCGACCTGCAGATCGAACCCGGTGAAACCGTCGCACTTGTCGGCGAGACCGGCGCCGGCAAGTCAACGGTGATGAAGCTGTTGGCCCGCTTCTACGATCCGGATTCCGGGCGAGCGCATGTTGATGCCGGCGATCTGCGCACGCTTGACCTGCGCGACCTCGATTTGCGCGCATTTCGCGTGCAGCTGGGTTACGTGCCGCAGGAGGCGTTCCTGTTCACGGGCCGCATCCGCGACAACATCGCCTATGGTCGACCGGATGCCTCGGATGGCGCTGTCGAGGCGGCCGCCCGCGCCGTCGGCGCGCACGACTTCATTGCCGAGTTGAGCGGCGGCTATCTGCACGAGCTGTCAGAACGCGGCCGGTCGCTGTCGGCCGGTCAGCGGCAGCTGATCGCGCTCGCGCGGGCCGAACTGGTTGACCCGGTGCTCTTGCTGCTGGATGAGGCGACCTCCAACCTCGACCTCGCCACCGAGGCGCGGGTGTCGGCCGCCATGCAACGCGTCGCCCGTGGCCGCACGACCGTCGTGATCGCGCACCGGCTGCAGACCGCGCAGGCTGCGGACCGAATCATCGTTCTCGATCACGGCACGATTGCCGAAGTCGGCTCGCACGATGAACTGCTCGCGCGCGGCGGCCGCTACGCAGCCATGTGGGATGCGTTCGCTTCCGTCGGTCAGCCGCGCTAG
- a CDS encoding MarR family winged helix-turn-helix transcriptional regulator, with the protein MSETQVAAGRSPQTAADLTALAAAVQALTRASRLLERASNELSLSDFRMLSAIADGEARASRLAARLAVGKPTVSAGIDSLERRGFVARSRVEGDQRASALSLTGAGADIRNRVEQAMVQRLEELCAHTPDAARVVAALEQLGGAIEAVMTERVAE; encoded by the coding sequence ATGAGCGAAACGCAGGTGGCGGCTGGCCGTTCGCCGCAAACGGCTGCAGACCTCACAGCACTCGCGGCGGCCGTTCAAGCGCTGACGCGCGCGAGCAGGCTGCTGGAACGCGCCTCGAATGAGTTGAGCCTTTCCGACTTTCGGATGCTGTCCGCAATCGCAGACGGCGAAGCTCGCGCGAGCAGACTCGCCGCCCGCCTCGCCGTCGGGAAGCCGACCGTCAGCGCCGGCATCGACTCGCTCGAGCGGCGCGGGTTCGTGGCTCGATCACGGGTGGAGGGTGACCAGAGGGCATCCGCATTATCGTTGACTGGCGCGGGCGCGGACATCCGAAACCGGGTAGAGCAGGCGATGGTGCAGCGACTTGAGGAGCTCTGCGCGCACACGCCGGATGCTGCCCGTGTCGTCGCAGCACTTGAACAATTGGGCGGTGCCATCGAAGCAGTCATGACCGAGCGAGTCGCCGAATGA
- the rplA gene encoding 50S ribosomal protein L1 codes for MAQKSKAYRAAAEKIEAGKFYTPTEAVALAKQTGSAKFNSTVEVALKLGVDPRKADQMVRGTVILPHGTGKTARVIVFATGPAAEAAIAAGADEVGGDDLIERVAGGWTNFDSAVSTPELMGKVGRLGKVLGPRGLMPNPKTGTVTPDVAKAVSDIKGGKIEFRVDKHSNVHFVVGKAAFTAEQLTDNISAALDEIVRLKPSASKGRYIQKGAVSTTFGPGIPLDVNVI; via the coding sequence ATGGCACAGAAGTCAAAGGCTTACAGGGCCGCGGCCGAGAAGATCGAAGCCGGAAAGTTCTACACACCCACCGAAGCCGTCGCACTGGCGAAGCAAACCGGTTCCGCGAAGTTCAACTCGACTGTCGAGGTCGCGCTGAAGCTCGGCGTCGACCCGCGCAAGGCCGACCAGATGGTCCGCGGTACGGTAATTCTGCCGCACGGCACGGGCAAGACTGCCCGCGTCATCGTGTTCGCGACCGGCCCAGCGGCCGAGGCTGCGATTGCTGCCGGCGCTGACGAGGTCGGCGGTGACGACCTCATCGAGCGCGTCGCAGGCGGTTGGACCAATTTCGACTCCGCAGTTTCAACGCCGGAGCTCATGGGCAAGGTCGGTCGACTCGGTAAGGTCCTCGGCCCCCGCGGCCTGATGCCGAACCCGAAGACCGGAACCGTGACCCCGGATGTGGCGAAGGCCGTTTCCGACATCAAGGGCGGCAAGATCGAGTTCCGTGTCGACAAGCACTCGAACGTGCACTTCGTCGTCGGCAAGGCCGCGTTCACCGCCGAGCAGCTCACCGATAACATCTCGGCGGCGCTCGACGAGATCGTGCGTTTGAAGCCGTCTGCGTCGAAGGGTCGTTACATTCAGAAGGGTGCGGTCTCGACGACGTTCGGCCCCGGCATCCCGCTGGACGTCAACGTCATCTAA
- the rplK gene encoding 50S ribosomal protein L11, whose product MAPKKKVSGLIKLQINAGAANPAPPIGPALGQHGVNIMEFCKAYNAATESQRGNVIPVEITVYEDRSFTFVLKTPPAAELIKKAAGVAKGSGVPHTTKVGKLTSDQVRAIAEQKMADLNANDLDAASKIIAGTARSMGITVE is encoded by the coding sequence ATGGCCCCGAAGAAGAAGGTTTCTGGTCTGATCAAGCTTCAGATCAATGCCGGCGCCGCCAACCCTGCCCCGCCGATCGGCCCCGCGCTCGGTCAGCACGGCGTCAACATCATGGAGTTCTGTAAGGCGTACAACGCTGCGACGGAATCGCAGCGTGGCAACGTGATCCCGGTTGAGATCACCGTTTATGAGGACCGTTCGTTCACGTTCGTTCTGAAGACCCCTCCTGCCGCAGAGCTCATCAAGAAGGCGGCGGGTGTTGCAAAGGGTTCCGGCGTTCCGCACACCACCAAGGTCGGCAAGCTGACCAGCGATCAGGTTCGCGCGATCGCCGAGCAGAAGATGGCCGACCTCAACGCGAACGATCTTGACGCGGCATCCAAGATCATTGCGGGCACCGCTCGCTCGATGGGAATCACGGTCGAATAA
- the nusG gene encoding transcription termination/antitermination protein NusG encodes MSDRDRDDADWATAAEQSAEDDEAQTGNVLASEEESVESSEHEALHTVDENGNDIDLDAVLDAIAQASDPEADAAVDEALEVTDAADAEAAVEAVEDEEEVEEEEEVEEEEAVFDPYAEFEAELRSLPGKWYVIHSYAGFERRVKSNIENRKQSMAMEDYVFQVEVPMEDVVEIKNGQRKMVTRVRIPGYVLVRMDLNEDSWSVVRHTPGVTGFVGNAHNPTPLRFQEAFSMLKSLVQVEVAPVGRATGGKGQKQSARVLPAEVDFEVGETITIKEGSFAGLPGTISEIKPESGKLTVLVSLFERETPVELSFDQVTKL; translated from the coding sequence GTGTCTGACAGAGACCGCGACGACGCCGACTGGGCGACCGCTGCAGAGCAGTCTGCCGAGGACGACGAGGCGCAGACCGGCAACGTGCTCGCATCCGAGGAAGAATCGGTCGAGTCATCCGAGCACGAAGCACTGCACACGGTCGATGAGAACGGCAACGACATCGATCTTGACGCCGTGCTCGACGCCATCGCACAAGCCAGCGACCCCGAAGCGGATGCCGCGGTGGACGAAGCCCTCGAGGTCACCGACGCCGCTGATGCCGAGGCGGCTGTTGAGGCAGTCGAGGATGAAGAAGAAGTCGAGGAAGAAGAAGAAGTCGAGGAAGAAGAAGCTGTCTTCGACCCATACGCCGAATTCGAGGCCGAACTGCGCAGCCTGCCGGGCAAGTGGTATGTCATCCACTCCTACGCCGGTTTCGAACGCCGTGTGAAGTCGAACATCGAGAACCGCAAGCAGTCGATGGCCATGGAAGACTACGTCTTCCAGGTCGAGGTGCCGATGGAAGACGTCGTCGAGATCAAGAACGGCCAGCGCAAGATGGTCACCAGGGTGCGCATCCCCGGCTACGTGCTTGTCCGCATGGACCTGAACGAAGACAGCTGGTCCGTCGTGCGTCACACCCCCGGTGTCACCGGCTTCGTCGGCAACGCTCACAATCCGACGCCGCTGCGATTCCAAGAAGCATTCTCCATGCTGAAGAGCCTCGTGCAGGTTGAGGTCGCTCCGGTCGGCAGGGCAACCGGTGGCAAGGGGCAGAAGCAAAGCGCACGCGTTTTGCCTGCAGAGGTCGACTTCGAGGTCGGCGAGACGATCACCATCAAGGAAGGCTCGTTCGCAGGCCTGCCCGGTACGATCAGCGAGATCAAGCCCGAGAGCGGCAAGCTCACCGTGCTCGTCTCGCTATTCGAACGCGAAACGCCGGTTGAGCTCAGCTTCGACCAGGTGACAAAACTCTAA
- the secE gene encoding preprotein translocase subunit SecE, with protein sequence MARKVIDEPSEEVVANAKKERDARRGPFARIALFMRQVMSELRKVITPTRRELFNYTGVVLVFVVIMMGFTFGLDQLFGWLVVLVFGKG encoded by the coding sequence GTGGCCCGAAAAGTTATCGACGAACCGAGTGAAGAGGTCGTCGCCAACGCCAAGAAGGAACGCGACGCACGTCGCGGACCCTTCGCTCGGATCGCCCTGTTCATGCGCCAGGTGATGAGTGAACTCCGCAAGGTGATCACACCGACGCGTCGCGAGTTGTTCAACTACACCGGCGTCGTGCTGGTCTTCGTCGTCATCATGATGGGCTTCACCTTCGGCCTCGATCAGCTGTTCGGCTGGCTCGTGGTCCTCGTGTTCGGAAAAGGCTAA